Below is a genomic region from Corallococcus caeni.
TGAAGTCACCCGTGTGGATGACGGTGCCTTCGGGCGAGCGGACGATGAAGCCCACCGCGTCCGGCACGGTGTGCGTCACGCGCGTCGCCTCCACCTTGAAGACGCCGCCCACGGGGAAGGGCGTGCGCGGCTCGATTTCGCGCAGGTCCGCCTTCACGCCCAGCTCCTCCAGGCGGTTGCGTGCGAGCGCCAGCGTGAAGCGCGTGCCGTAGATGGGGACGGGGACTTCGTCCAGCAGGTAGGGGAGCGCGCCGATGTGGTCTTCGTGGCCGTGCGTGAGCAGCACGCCCTTGAGTTGGGCCGCGTTGCGCTTCAGGTGCGTGAAGTCCGGGACGATGATGTCCACGCCGGGCATTCCCGACGTGGGGAACATCAGGCCGGCGTCGATGAGCAGCATCTCCCCACGACAGGCGAGCACCATGGCGTTGAGGCCGATTTCGCCGAGGCCGCCCAGAGGTATGACGTGGAGCATGTGCCCGGGAGTCTAAGGGCCCGGCTCCTCCGGTGCGTGGGAATCCGTACACCCCGCCCGCGCGAGCCTCCGCCCGCCTGCTTGACGGAATCCAACTAAAGGCTTAGTTGTGTTTGAACTAAGGTTTTAGTTCGAAGCCGGGGAGGCCATGCCCGTGACGAAGCCGCCGTCCGCCGAGGAGTCCAAGCCGCTCACGCCGGTGGAGCTGGAGCTGATGCAGCTCGTGTGGAAGCTGGGGGAGGTGAGCGTGGCGGACGTGCTCGCGGCGCTGCCGCCGGAGCGCAAGCTGGCCTACACGTCGGTGTCCACGGTGCTGCGCATCCTGGAGCAGAAGGGCGTGGTGCACAGCCGCAAGGAGGGGCGGGGGCACCTGTACTCGGCGCGGCTGTCGCGCGAGGCCTACGAGGCCCAGAGCGTGCGCCACCTGGTGGCGACGGTGTTCGACGGGACGCCTTCGTCGCTCGTGGCGCGGCTGGTGGAGGCGGTGCCGCTGTCGGCGGAGGAGGTGGAGCAGATCCGCAAGCTGCTGGG
It encodes:
- a CDS encoding BlaI/MecI/CopY family transcriptional regulator gives rise to the protein MPVTKPPSAEESKPLTPVELELMQLVWKLGEVSVADVLAALPPERKLAYTSVSTVLRILEQKGVVHSRKEGRGHLYSARLSREAYEAQSVRHLVATVFDGTPSSLVARLVEAVPLSAEEVEQIRKLLGKKGGRG